In Amyelois transitella isolate CPQ chromosome 5, ilAmyTran1.1, whole genome shotgun sequence, one DNA window encodes the following:
- the LOC106139105 gene encoding hornerin-like, producing the protein MNTKILFWSVFVLCALIYVEGRKTSKSRSSGSGRGTSRKTSNPQPAPTSFSYPQPSAQKPSLSGWQQKTQPAQKSLSTWQQKTQTGQSHSYPSSQTGLSGSKAKPSAPNQESIQRSQASQQSHSNTQAQGSHSYPSSNGLSGTSGAGYPQGSGLSGSAASRPGNSGAGYPQSGSVSGSGAVNSPGAGYPHGSGLSGSNGAVSGTGYSYGTQGNSYAGAAPPPYPGNNKPYNGANYPSQNYGNNYHHPPPPYPNHGSNYGGYGGHGFYNPGPQSPGYFGNYGNNGFGGVSRTSSALKGVGIAGAGVGTLLTGLALWNLARSTGHHHHTVIYDNRGQPVAVAPANNTEPVEDSFLKDLVNCSLTISSDNVTEVLAIPCAIASSFSPDADVKEVQTSDGKSDNTKCIVTVLTKTGKEYMTTIPCATLLNTAAENNVTEPPISSIGKDVINGTIVSPDGTLTANQPPAMAFSSITPDISTPSAINCTSEPGDVRDPINPCFAVTTDLTVMPLQTTDNPKESKQ; encoded by the coding sequence atgaatacaaaaatattattttggtcTGTATTTGTGCTGTGTGCCTTAATTTACGTAGAGGGCAGAAAAACATCAAAAAGTCGGTCATCCGGTTCGGGCCGCGGAACAAGTAGAAAAACTAGCAATCCACAACCGGCACCAACCTCGTTCAGTTATCCACAACCATCAGCTCAAAAGCCATCTTTATCTGGATGGCAACAAAAAACACAACCGGCTCAAAAAAGTTTGTCTACATGGCAACAGAAGACGCAAACTGGACAAAGTCATTCGTACCCTTCAAGTCAGACAGGGTTATCTGGAAGTAAGGCCAAACCTTCAGCACCAAATCAAGAGAGTATTCAGAGAAGTCAGGCTTCTCAACAGTCCCATAGTAATACCCAAGCCCAAGGTTCACATTCGTATCCGTCATCTAATGGTTTATCTGGTACTTCAGGAGCAGGATATCCACAAGGAAGTGGGCTTTCAGGTTCCGCTGCTTCGCGACCTGGCAACTCTGGTGCTGGATATCCTCAAAGTGGCAGTGTGTCAGGCTCTGGAGCAGTAAATTCACCTGGAGCAGGATATCCCCATGGCAGTGGCTTATCTGGGTCCAACGGCGCAGTTTCTGGAACAGGATACTCTTATGGTACTCAAGGGAATTCGTATGCAGGGGCAGCGCCACCTCCATATCCTGGCAATAACAAACCTTATAACGGTGCTAACTATCCTTCACAAAATTATGGGAATAATTATCATCATCCACCTCCGCCTTATCCAAATCATGGGTCAAATTATGGTGGGTATGGAGGACATGGTTTTTATAACCCAGGGCCTCAAAGTCCAGGCTACTTTGGTAATTATGGAAATAATGGGTTTGGAGGAGTAAGTCGTACAAGCAGCGCCTTAAAAGGTGTCGGAATTGCAGGTGCCGGTGTCGGCACATTATTGACGGGACTAGCATTATGGAATCTAGCTCGTTCCACCGGACATCACCACCATACAGTTATTTACGACAACAGAGGGCAACCGGTGGCTGTAGCGCCTGCAAACAATACGGAGCCTGTAGaagattcatttttaaaagatttggtAAATTGTAGTCTTACAATTTCAAGTGACAATGTAACAGAAGTGTTAGCAATACCTTGTGCAATTGCTTCATCTTTTTCACCTGATGCCGATGTTAAGGAAGTCCAAACAAGTGACGGTAAGTCAGACAATACTAAATGTATCGTAACGGTTCTTACTAAGACCGGTAAAGAATATATGACAACAATTCCTTGTGCCACTCTCTTAAATACGGCAGCTGAGAATAATGTTACCGAGCCTCCAATATCAAGTATTGGAAAAGATGTTATTAACGGCACAATAGTTAGCCCTGATGGAACGTTGACTGCAAATCAACCCCCAGCTATGGCTTTCTCTAGCATTACGCCTGATATTAGTACTCCTTCTGCAATAAACTGTACTTCCGAACCTGGTGATGTTCGTGATCCAATTAACCCATGTTTTGCTGTAACAACCGATTTAACAGTAATGCCACTACAAACAACTGATAATCCTAAAGAAAGTAAACagtaa
- the LOC106139121 gene encoding uncharacterized protein LOC106139121 isoform X2 has product MILILSLSILLVYSSALPNGNRGGALDTSFIDTIAASIRYVNGNPESHNVVVVPPNCPPGQTLVNGVCRDIWSAGIKPQMYFSEYVDNQNVVVVPPNCPPGYVLVNGVCREEWNRESKTTHFSEYADNKNVVVVPPNCPPGYVLVNGVCREEWNFALDIKFPTFKLECPLGYALIAGLCIDQRRNVITVPNNCPEGQVWFNGACRDVWRALDVKVSPETR; this is encoded by the exons atgattttaattttatcattatcaatATTGTTAGTTTATTCTAGTGCATTACCTAATGGCAACAGAGGAGGAGCATTGGACACTTCATTTATTGATACCATCGCAGCCTCAATAAG GTATGTCAATGGGAATCCTGAGAGCCACAACGTAGTTGTAGTACCACCTAACTGTCCTCCTGGCCAAACATTAGTCAATGGGGTTTGCCGTGACATATGGAGCGCAGGAATAAAGCCGCAAAT gtatttCAGTGAATATGTTGATAACCAAAACGTAGTCGTCGTACCACCTAACTGTCCGCCTGGCTATGTGCTAGTCAATGGGGTGTGCCGTGAAGAATGGAACAGAGAAAGCAAGACGAC GCATTTCAGTGAATATGCTGACAACAAAAATGTAGTCGTCGTACCACCCAACTGTCCGCCTGG ctaTGTACTAGTCAATGGGGTGTGCCGTGAAGAATGGAACTTTGCGTTGGATATCAA GTTTCCAACATTTAAACTGGAATGTCCATTAGGCTATGCATTGATAGCTGGCTTGTGTATAGACCAACGAAGAAACGTAATTACGGTTCCCAATAATTGTCCAGAAGGCCAAGTTTGGTTCAATGGAGCATGTCGTGATGTTTGGAGAGCACTAGATGTAAAAGT atCTCCTGAAACACGTTAA
- the LOC106139121 gene encoding uncharacterized protein LOC106139121 isoform X1 has product MILILSLSILLVYSSALPNGNRGGALDTSFIDTIAASIRKHKDNADTQNVVTVPPNCPEGQVLVNGVCRDIWRTRVNFQTYVNGNPESHNVVVVPPNCPPGQTLVNGVCRDIWSAGIKPQMYFSEYVDNQNVVVVPPNCPPGYVLVNGVCREEWNRESKTTHFSEYADNKNVVVVPPNCPPGYVLVNGVCREEWNFALDIKFPTFKLECPLGYALIAGLCIDQRRNVITVPNNCPEGQVWFNGACRDVWRALDVKVSPETR; this is encoded by the exons atgattttaattttatcattatcaatATTGTTAGTTTATTCTAGTGCATTACCTAATGGCAACAGAGGAGGAGCATTGGACACTTCATTTATTGATACCATCGCAGCCTCAATAAG GAAGCACAAAGATAATGCCGATACGCAGAACGTTGTAACCGTACCACCAAACTGTCCAGAGGGCCAAGTTCTAGTAAATGGGGTTTGCCGTGATATATGGAGGACGAGAGTCAACTTCCAAAC GTATGTCAATGGGAATCCTGAGAGCCACAACGTAGTTGTAGTACCACCTAACTGTCCTCCTGGCCAAACATTAGTCAATGGGGTTTGCCGTGACATATGGAGCGCAGGAATAAAGCCGCAAAT gtatttCAGTGAATATGTTGATAACCAAAACGTAGTCGTCGTACCACCTAACTGTCCGCCTGGCTATGTGCTAGTCAATGGGGTGTGCCGTGAAGAATGGAACAGAGAAAGCAAGACGAC GCATTTCAGTGAATATGCTGACAACAAAAATGTAGTCGTCGTACCACCCAACTGTCCGCCTGG ctaTGTACTAGTCAATGGGGTGTGCCGTGAAGAATGGAACTTTGCGTTGGATATCAA GTTTCCAACATTTAAACTGGAATGTCCATTAGGCTATGCATTGATAGCTGGCTTGTGTATAGACCAACGAAGAAACGTAATTACGGTTCCCAATAATTGTCCAGAAGGCCAAGTTTGGTTCAATGGAGCATGTCGTGATGTTTGGAGAGCACTAGATGTAAAAGT atCTCCTGAAACACGTTAA
- the LOC106139115 gene encoding MICAL-like protein 1 isoform X1 codes for MSERKGTKALELWCKRLVKDCPNVHIENMTTSWRDGIAFCALVHHFRPDLIDLSALKSENIYENNQLAYSIAEKHLGIPSLLDPEDMVDNEIPDRLSILTYLSQFYQRLAHTVNTKPSDSETKLSSPSSSQPSATAPIKFGKTGLDKCAACGLPVYLAQRLLVSHKLYHRRCFRCSKCSGHINPKNYELTEGSEFACDSCKNENILSKYINNNDQMGMLAFDSNVVEKDDDILKDEPISPKIRPRPQSILDKISLFENSSEKGSPIEEKMTNLSFKDAHTTNVNNKHNDTTTSITSNSSAPTDAYNTSHTIDEAYMPSDHNSPNKELKIENSFDLNMPEKVYKSNLQKFNFLQTQLSSVVSDVNSTVDSEQLGYDKSNKEDCSSNKSENGDDNHDKIVKENTDSILKEESNVTDDNRIAQGNAATHIEQTDIAAAESNQPEGMSICVPPRRKKNVTPEKSKHTIGKEDMKIKSLNDKNYPKHLNPFSDDEDEEEPPSKPPKEPPKSASTNPFGSSDEEDDDVPPIPTKSQQESSTPMKRLIAVNPFWSDGEEPSSDEEDTHIKNGKMYKSAMTTSTPNLPGSGLRRKKQRAPPPPAPLQPRAAPAASNDDVASISSLSSYNSTAHSDQKSFGKSTPLLKKKRLAPTPADSVSTGSGYEGSMEKGVDTSGTRNTSIESARKTKGPAPGLPLPERREVKLQMSSEDLQVQLDMLETQQLGLERQGVLIEQMIRDKCEGDDAAPVPQEEVEDLVIQLCELVNEKNDLFRKQTELMYIRRQQRLEQEQADIEHEIRVIQSRPAVNRIDADKAREEQLVSRLVEIVRLRDELVQQIDAERRRERQEDLAIAASIASKRAQRNSESNSSSIKSADAVVSPKKSKVKDKVKKQLKKAKHTLISKKKEDADRKEEKEKKSPK; via the exons atgTCTGAGAGAAAGGGTACCAAAGCTTTAGAGCTCTGGTGTAAACGACTTGTAAAAGATTGTCCTAATGTTCACATTGAAAATATGACGACTTCTTGGCGAGATGGCATAGCTTTTTGTGCTTTGGTCCACCACTTCCGACCAGATCTAAT TGACTTATCTGCATTAAaatctgaaaatatttatgagaaTAACCAACTGGCATACAGTATTGCTGAAAAACATTTGGGAATCCCATCACTGTTAGATCCTGAGGACATGGTGGATAATGAAATTCCTGACAGACTCTCGATTTTGACCTACTTGTCTCAGTTCTACCAAAGACTTGCACATACag TAAACACCAAGCCTTCTGATAGTGAAACAAAGTTATCTTcaccatcatcaagccaaccATCTGCAACT gcaccaataaaatttGGCAAGACAGGACTTGATAAATGTGCTGCATGTGGTCTTCCTGTCTACCTCGCACAACGCCTTCTCGTTTCTCACAAACTCTACCACAGAAGATGCTTCCGCTGTTCTAAGTGCTCAGGCCATATAAACCCTAAGAATTATGAGTTGACTGAAGGATCTGAATTTGCCTGTGATAgttgtaaaaatgaaaatattttatctaaatatattaacaataaTGATCAAATGGGTATGCTGGCATTTGACAGCAATGTTGTTGAAAAGGatgatgatattttaaaagatgaACCAATTAGCCCAAAAATAAGACCACGGCCACAGTCTATATTAG acaaaataagtttgtttgaaaatagCTCAGAAAAAGGTTCACCAATTGAAGAGAAAATGACTAATCTATCTTTCAAAGATGCACACACcactaatgtaaataataaacataatgatACAACCACTTCAATTACAAGTAATAGCAGTGCACCAACTGATGCATACAATACGTCACACACAATTGACGAAGCATATATGCCCTCTGATCACAATAGCccaaataaagaattaaaaattgaaaactcTTTTGACCTTAACATGCCAGAGAAAGTATATAAGAGCAATCttcaaaagtttaattttctgCAAACTCAATTGTCAAGTGTTGTTTCGGATGTAAATAGCACAGTAGATAGTGAGCAATTAGGATATGACAAATCAAACAAAGAAGACTGTAGTAGTAATAAATCTGAGAATGGTGACGATAATCATGACAAAATcgtaaaagaaaatactgatagtaTACTCAAAGAAGAAAGTAATGTCACAGATGATAATAGGATAGCACAAGGAAATGCTGCAACACATATAGAACAGACTGATATAGCAGCAGCTGAATCAAATCAACCAGAAGGAATGAGTATATGTGTTCCAccaagaagaaaaaagaatgtcACTCCTGAAAAATCTAAACACACTATTGGTAAAGAAGATATGAAAATCAAAAGCTTGAATGACAAAAATTATCCCAAACATTTAAACCCTTTTTCTGATGATGAGGACGAG GAGGAGCCACCCAGTAAGCCTCCAAAAGAGCCACCTAAAAGTGCAAGCACCAATCCCTTTGGGAGCTCCGATGAAGAAGATGACGATGTCCCGCCTATTCCGACGAAATCCCAGCAAGAATCTAGTACacctat GAAACGCCTTATTGCAGTAAATCCATTTTGGTCTGATGGTGAAGAACCTTCATCGGACGAAGAAGATACTCACAtcaaaaa CGGCAAAATGTACAAATCCGCGATGACAACAAGCACTCCCAACTTGCCTGGCAGCGGCTTGCGGCGGAAGAAAcagcgcgcgccgccgccgcccgcgccgctgCAGCCGCGCGCGGCGCCCGCCGCCTCCAACGACGACGTCGCCAGCATCTCCTCGCTCAGCTCCTACAACTCTACGGCGCATTCCGATCAG AAATCCTTTGGTAAATCAACACCATTgctgaagaaaaaaagattaGCTCCTACTCCCGCTGACAGTGTGTCTACAGGCTCTGGTTACGAAGGGTCTATGGAGAAAGGTGTGGACACTTCGGGCACTCGAAATACGTCAATAGAAA GTGCACGTAAAACGAAAGGACCAGCTCCTGGCTTGCCGCTGCCCGAACGAAGGGAAGTGAAGCTTCAGATGTCCTCCGAAGACCTTCAAGTGCAACTGGACATGTTGGAGACGCAACAGTTGGGCTTGGAGAGGCAGGGCGTGCTGATCGAACAGATGATACGGGATAAGTGTGAGG GCGACGACGCGGCTCCGGTGCCTCAAGAGGAAGTGGAAGATTTAGTGATACAACTGTGCGAATTGGTCAACGAGAAGAACGACCTCTTCAGAAAACAGACGGAACTCATGTATAT ACGGCGACAACAAAGATTAGAACAAGAACAAGCCGATATCGAGCACGAAATCAGAGTGATACAGTCGCGGCCAGCTGTTAATCGTATCGATGCTGATAAG GCTCGCGAGGAACAATTGGTATCGCGACTGGTGGAGATCGTGCGCTTGAGAGACGAGTTAGTACAGCAGATCGACGCAGAGAGGCGCCGCGAACGACAAGAAGACCTCGCCATAGCTGCCTCTATCGCCAGCAAGAGAG CACAAAGAAATAGTGAATCCAACAGCTCATCAATAAAGTCTGCAGACGCTGTTGTTTCGCCAAAGAAGAGTAAGGTAAAAgacaaagtaaaaaaacagTTGAAGAAAGcaaaacatacattaatttCGAAGAAAAAGGAAGACGCTGATCGAaaggaggaaaaagaaaaaaaatctcctAAGTGA
- the LOC106139115 gene encoding MICAL-like protein 1 isoform X2 — MSERKGTKALELWCKRLVKDCPNVHIENMTTSWRDGIAFCALVHHFRPDLIDLSALKSENIYENNQLAYSIAEKHLGIPSLLDPEDMVDNEIPDRLSILTYLSQFYQRLAHTVNTKPSDSETKLSSPSSSQPSATAPIKFGKTGLDKCAACGLPVYLAQRLLVSHKLYHRRCFRCSKCSGHINPKNYELTEGSEFACDSCKNENILSKYINNNDQMGMLAFDSNVVEKDDDILKDEPISPKIRPRPQSILDKISLFENSSEKGSPIEEKMTNLSFKDAHTTNVNNKHNDTTTSITSNSSAPTDAYNTSHTIDEAYMPSDHNSPNKELKIENSFDLNMPEKVYKSNLQKFNFLQTQLSSVVSDVNSTVDSEQLGYDKSNKEDCSSNKSENGDDNHDKIVKENTDSILKEESNVTDDNRIAQGNAATHIEQTDIAAAESNQPEGMSICVPPRRKKNVTPEKSKHTIGKEDMKIKSLNDKNYPKHLNPFSDDEDEEEPPSKPPKEPPKSASTNPFGSSDEEDDDVPPIPTKSQQESSTPMKRLIAVNPFWSDGEEPSSDEEDTHIKNGKMYKSAMTTSTPNLPGSGLRRKKQRAPPPPAPLQPRAAPAASNDDVASISSLSSYNSTAHSDQKSFGKSTPLLKKKRLAPTPADSVSTGSGYEGSMEKGVDTSGTRNTSIESARKTKGPAPGLPLPERREVKLQMSSEDLQVQLDMLETQQLGLERQGVLIEQMIRDKCDDAAPVPQEEVEDLVIQLCELVNEKNDLFRKQTELMYIRRQQRLEQEQADIEHEIRVIQSRPAVNRIDADKAREEQLVSRLVEIVRLRDELVQQIDAERRRERQEDLAIAASIASKRAQRNSESNSSSIKSADAVVSPKKSKVKDKVKKQLKKAKHTLISKKKEDADRKEEKEKKSPK; from the exons atgTCTGAGAGAAAGGGTACCAAAGCTTTAGAGCTCTGGTGTAAACGACTTGTAAAAGATTGTCCTAATGTTCACATTGAAAATATGACGACTTCTTGGCGAGATGGCATAGCTTTTTGTGCTTTGGTCCACCACTTCCGACCAGATCTAAT TGACTTATCTGCATTAAaatctgaaaatatttatgagaaTAACCAACTGGCATACAGTATTGCTGAAAAACATTTGGGAATCCCATCACTGTTAGATCCTGAGGACATGGTGGATAATGAAATTCCTGACAGACTCTCGATTTTGACCTACTTGTCTCAGTTCTACCAAAGACTTGCACATACag TAAACACCAAGCCTTCTGATAGTGAAACAAAGTTATCTTcaccatcatcaagccaaccATCTGCAACT gcaccaataaaatttGGCAAGACAGGACTTGATAAATGTGCTGCATGTGGTCTTCCTGTCTACCTCGCACAACGCCTTCTCGTTTCTCACAAACTCTACCACAGAAGATGCTTCCGCTGTTCTAAGTGCTCAGGCCATATAAACCCTAAGAATTATGAGTTGACTGAAGGATCTGAATTTGCCTGTGATAgttgtaaaaatgaaaatattttatctaaatatattaacaataaTGATCAAATGGGTATGCTGGCATTTGACAGCAATGTTGTTGAAAAGGatgatgatattttaaaagatgaACCAATTAGCCCAAAAATAAGACCACGGCCACAGTCTATATTAG acaaaataagtttgtttgaaaatagCTCAGAAAAAGGTTCACCAATTGAAGAGAAAATGACTAATCTATCTTTCAAAGATGCACACACcactaatgtaaataataaacataatgatACAACCACTTCAATTACAAGTAATAGCAGTGCACCAACTGATGCATACAATACGTCACACACAATTGACGAAGCATATATGCCCTCTGATCACAATAGCccaaataaagaattaaaaattgaaaactcTTTTGACCTTAACATGCCAGAGAAAGTATATAAGAGCAATCttcaaaagtttaattttctgCAAACTCAATTGTCAAGTGTTGTTTCGGATGTAAATAGCACAGTAGATAGTGAGCAATTAGGATATGACAAATCAAACAAAGAAGACTGTAGTAGTAATAAATCTGAGAATGGTGACGATAATCATGACAAAATcgtaaaagaaaatactgatagtaTACTCAAAGAAGAAAGTAATGTCACAGATGATAATAGGATAGCACAAGGAAATGCTGCAACACATATAGAACAGACTGATATAGCAGCAGCTGAATCAAATCAACCAGAAGGAATGAGTATATGTGTTCCAccaagaagaaaaaagaatgtcACTCCTGAAAAATCTAAACACACTATTGGTAAAGAAGATATGAAAATCAAAAGCTTGAATGACAAAAATTATCCCAAACATTTAAACCCTTTTTCTGATGATGAGGACGAG GAGGAGCCACCCAGTAAGCCTCCAAAAGAGCCACCTAAAAGTGCAAGCACCAATCCCTTTGGGAGCTCCGATGAAGAAGATGACGATGTCCCGCCTATTCCGACGAAATCCCAGCAAGAATCTAGTACacctat GAAACGCCTTATTGCAGTAAATCCATTTTGGTCTGATGGTGAAGAACCTTCATCGGACGAAGAAGATACTCACAtcaaaaa CGGCAAAATGTACAAATCCGCGATGACAACAAGCACTCCCAACTTGCCTGGCAGCGGCTTGCGGCGGAAGAAAcagcgcgcgccgccgccgcccgcgccgctgCAGCCGCGCGCGGCGCCCGCCGCCTCCAACGACGACGTCGCCAGCATCTCCTCGCTCAGCTCCTACAACTCTACGGCGCATTCCGATCAG AAATCCTTTGGTAAATCAACACCATTgctgaagaaaaaaagattaGCTCCTACTCCCGCTGACAGTGTGTCTACAGGCTCTGGTTACGAAGGGTCTATGGAGAAAGGTGTGGACACTTCGGGCACTCGAAATACGTCAATAGAAA GTGCACGTAAAACGAAAGGACCAGCTCCTGGCTTGCCGCTGCCCGAACGAAGGGAAGTGAAGCTTCAGATGTCCTCCGAAGACCTTCAAGTGCAACTGGACATGTTGGAGACGCAACAGTTGGGCTTGGAGAGGCAGGGCGTGCTGATCGAACAGATGATACGGGATAAGT GCGACGACGCGGCTCCGGTGCCTCAAGAGGAAGTGGAAGATTTAGTGATACAACTGTGCGAATTGGTCAACGAGAAGAACGACCTCTTCAGAAAACAGACGGAACTCATGTATAT ACGGCGACAACAAAGATTAGAACAAGAACAAGCCGATATCGAGCACGAAATCAGAGTGATACAGTCGCGGCCAGCTGTTAATCGTATCGATGCTGATAAG GCTCGCGAGGAACAATTGGTATCGCGACTGGTGGAGATCGTGCGCTTGAGAGACGAGTTAGTACAGCAGATCGACGCAGAGAGGCGCCGCGAACGACAAGAAGACCTCGCCATAGCTGCCTCTATCGCCAGCAAGAGAG CACAAAGAAATAGTGAATCCAACAGCTCATCAATAAAGTCTGCAGACGCTGTTGTTTCGCCAAAGAAGAGTAAGGTAAAAgacaaagtaaaaaaacagTTGAAGAAAGcaaaacatacattaatttCGAAGAAAAAGGAAGACGCTGATCGAaaggaggaaaaagaaaaaaaatctcctAAGTGA